Proteins encoded together in one Chitinophaga sp. LS1 window:
- a CDS encoding SusD/RagB family nutrient-binding outer membrane lipoprotein, translated as MKNIMKLLSIAALIIITGCSKFDDININPDTTTQVSASMVCTNVILQIAKFGGSDSKSFISENALPKYVGYANEGQLDAQYNNLGNGSFGLMTILPNIDKMLEYAAGSTMENSYKGLASFARAFMFYKLSMEMGDIPYSDANKASSGSYRPQYDKQEDVFKAILDELNKADGYFANGQAFTGDPTPYNGDPAKWRRATNAFALKVLMSLSNKADDNVLDIKNRFITIVNKGFLLESGTGYWGLQYSTQNKHPLSSTNDMFTSRTLLSSLTIDNLKKFNDRRMYYIAEPSLKQIANGKTANDSSAYVGLDVSVPYDTMNAGHSRNEYSVINKRYLEEVATEPRRLLTYAEQQLILAEASVRGWITPGTAQVYYEQGVSDALAAFMNVTSSYAHGMSIDQSYINGYFTGEAAFKTLVQDQLQQIWMQRYLLNFMQDAETSYFEYRRNAYPVFPVNPVSSLNVNNKNGIPMRWLYPTSETNYNREHLVDALNRQYEGYDEINKLMWLLK; from the coding sequence ATGAAAAATATAATGAAATTATTAAGCATAGCAGCTTTGATAATAATTACAGGCTGTAGTAAGTTTGATGATATCAATATCAATCCCGATACCACCACACAGGTAAGCGCCTCTATGGTTTGTACCAATGTAATTTTACAAATAGCCAAATTTGGCGGAAGCGATAGTAAATCATTTATTTCAGAGAATGCACTGCCTAAATATGTAGGATATGCCAATGAGGGACAACTGGATGCCCAGTATAACAATCTTGGGAATGGTAGCTTTGGGTTAATGACAATTCTTCCCAACATTGATAAAATGCTGGAATATGCTGCGGGTAGTACAATGGAAAACTCTTATAAAGGCTTAGCTAGTTTTGCCCGTGCATTTATGTTCTATAAGCTAAGCATGGAAATGGGAGATATACCTTACAGCGATGCGAATAAGGCATCATCAGGATCTTACAGACCCCAATATGATAAACAGGAAGATGTATTCAAAGCTATATTGGATGAGTTAAATAAAGCTGACGGATATTTTGCTAATGGACAGGCCTTCACTGGTGATCCAACTCCATACAACGGAGATCCGGCCAAATGGCGTCGTGCAACGAATGCCTTTGCATTGAAAGTACTTATGAGTCTGAGCAATAAGGCAGATGATAACGTTCTGGATATCAAAAACAGGTTTATTACTATTGTCAACAAAGGATTTCTGCTGGAAAGCGGAACCGGCTACTGGGGATTACAATATTCAACACAAAATAAGCACCCACTGTCCAGCACCAATGATATGTTCACCAGCCGAACACTACTTAGTTCCCTCACTATAGACAACCTGAAGAAATTCAATGACAGGCGTATGTATTATATCGCCGAGCCTTCCCTGAAGCAGATAGCTAACGGTAAAACCGCAAATGATTCGTCTGCATATGTTGGTCTTGATGTTTCAGTGCCATACGATACTATGAACGCCGGCCATAGCAGAAATGAGTATTCTGTCATCAACAAACGTTACCTGGAAGAAGTTGCAACAGAGCCAAGGCGTCTGCTAACCTATGCAGAACAGCAATTAATTCTGGCGGAAGCAAGCGTTCGTGGCTGGATAACTCCCGGTACTGCACAAGTATACTACGAACAGGGAGTAAGTGATGCACTGGCAGCTTTCATGAATGTTACTTCATCATATGCACATGGCATGAGCATTGACCAGTCTTACATTAACGGTTACTTTACAGGGGAAGCTGCTTTCAAAACCCTTGTACAGGATCAGTTACAGCAGATATGGATGCAGCGTTATTTACTCAACTTTATGCAGGATGCGGAAACCAGCTACTTTGAATACCGTCGCAATGCTTATCCGGTGTTTCCTGTAAATCCAGTGAGCAGCCTCAATGTCAACAATAAAAACGGCATTCCCATGCGTTGGCTATATCCAACATCTGAGACGAATTATAACCGTGAGCATCTGGTAGATGCGCTTAACCGGCAGTATGAAGGTTATGATGAAATCAACAAACTGATGTGGTTATTGAAGTAA
- a CDS encoding response regulator transcription factor: MDNIHILIVEDNPAQSKTLADVLTAHSYIISAVAASYAEAIHLFYKNKVDLVIIDILLNDIPDGITFAETINTVPNSARPFVFLTSSKDRQIFERAKLAHPFSFLLKPFNELEILYAIEMAVEKFYGQQQVFTSEEPAAVVSKDFLFIKKKGALKKVQTGDIIYIEVVERYCNIITEKEKFLVQISLSKILDLVDTTLFYQTHRNYIVNAEKIIEIIPADNLILLQGNHQVLLSDTYKNFINRFHILK; the protein is encoded by the coding sequence ATGGATAATATTCATATACTAATCGTTGAGGATAACCCGGCACAAAGTAAAACACTGGCAGATGTATTGACAGCTCACAGCTATATTATATCAGCAGTAGCAGCCAGTTATGCCGAAGCAATCCATTTGTTTTATAAAAACAAAGTGGATTTGGTAATTATTGATATACTTTTAAACGATATTCCCGATGGAATAACGTTTGCTGAAACCATCAATACCGTTCCGAACTCAGCCAGGCCCTTTGTATTCTTAACCAGCTCGAAGGACCGGCAAATTTTCGAAAGAGCCAAACTCGCCCATCCCTTTAGTTTTTTATTAAAGCCTTTCAATGAGCTGGAAATCTTATATGCCATAGAAATGGCGGTAGAGAAATTTTATGGCCAACAACAGGTATTTACCAGTGAAGAACCAGCTGCTGTAGTGAGCAAAGACTTCCTGTTTATAAAAAAGAAAGGCGCCCTGAAAAAAGTACAAACAGGCGATATTATTTATATTGAAGTGGTAGAAAGATACTGTAACATTATTACAGAGAAAGAAAAATTTCTCGTACAGATTTCGCTTTCTAAAATCCTCGACTTAGTGGATACCACCCTCTTTTACCAGACCCACCGGAATTATATTGTAAATGCTGAAAAAATCATTGAAATCATTCCAGCCGATAACCTTATCCTTTTACAAGGCAATCATCAGGTTCTGTTAAGTGATACATACAAGAACTTTATAAACCGATTCCATATCCTGAAATAG
- a CDS encoding alpha-keto acid decarboxylase family protein, with the protein MSTNTFTVADYLLTRLKQLNVTDVFQIPGDYVKHFTQALEYFNGINAIGAINELDAAYAADAYARTRGLAAVSLQYGVSTFSALNAIAGAYVERSPIVVISAAPGADMRNQTDRYGMIFHHSTGNLLADQNVYSNVTVAAETLSTNVGAPEKIDNLLIQAITHKRPVYIACYKEVWQQPCPRPSAKPLQPLLIKSEPAALENAVDMAWQIIINAKNPLIWAGVEVLRHGLTGLLQQIIDASGIYYTTTTLGKTVLDEDPQNFIGTYSDAASVKSVFDIVEQSDCIISLGTILTDDYLWFMENKYEYMVLASTDQIRAGYFKYQEITMKDFMEALLRKFKTSAKPKYPLKMTPPKWPVYPEPWESNSDPKFNSKPEVITFNRFFQHTMQFLQDNKMMNDVNMVFGVSCSLYVAANATGLKQGSFIGSAAWQCIGFETGAALGAQLGSGKRSWTVAGDGGFMMVSQSLSTLARNKVNAVIFVMSNGVYAIEQVYVDVKAFQPSSGVPFDAFDILPKWDYAALAKAFGAESFCAETVSDLKSILPKLKALKNKPALVEVIIPYNDLPGQMNRLGEETLPL; encoded by the coding sequence ATGTCTACAAATACATTCACTGTTGCCGATTACTTACTAACACGGCTTAAACAATTAAATGTCACTGATGTATTTCAGATTCCGGGTGACTATGTAAAGCATTTTACCCAGGCTCTTGAGTATTTTAATGGAATAAATGCAATTGGTGCAATAAATGAATTAGATGCCGCTTATGCCGCCGATGCTTATGCAAGAACAAGAGGTCTTGCAGCAGTATCGCTGCAATATGGAGTAAGTACATTCAGTGCACTTAATGCTATTGCGGGGGCTTATGTGGAAAGAAGCCCGATAGTAGTGATTAGTGCTGCTCCAGGTGCGGACATGCGTAACCAAACAGATCGGTACGGAATGATCTTCCATCATTCCACCGGGAACCTGCTCGCTGACCAGAATGTGTATAGTAATGTGACAGTGGCCGCGGAAACATTGAGTACGAATGTGGGTGCACCTGAAAAAATTGACAATCTCCTAATTCAGGCAATTACACATAAGCGGCCGGTTTATATTGCATGCTACAAGGAAGTGTGGCAACAGCCCTGTCCACGCCCTTCAGCAAAACCGTTGCAACCATTGCTAATTAAAAGCGAACCGGCTGCACTTGAAAATGCAGTTGATATGGCGTGGCAGATTATTATCAATGCAAAAAATCCATTGATATGGGCCGGCGTGGAAGTGTTGCGTCATGGACTAACAGGCTTGCTCCAGCAGATCATCGATGCAAGCGGTATTTATTATACGACGACTACTCTTGGGAAAACTGTGCTGGATGAAGATCCCCAAAATTTCATTGGTACATATTCAGATGCGGCTTCAGTAAAAAGCGTATTCGATATCGTTGAGCAATCGGACTGTATCATTTCACTCGGAACAATTCTGACGGATGACTACCTCTGGTTCATGGAGAATAAATATGAATACATGGTACTGGCGTCCACAGATCAGATTCGTGCAGGATATTTTAAATACCAGGAAATAACGATGAAAGATTTCATGGAAGCACTACTCAGGAAATTCAAGACAAGCGCGAAGCCGAAGTATCCGCTCAAAATGACCCCGCCCAAATGGCCAGTATATCCTGAGCCATGGGAATCGAATTCCGATCCGAAATTCAACAGTAAACCGGAAGTGATCACTTTCAACAGGTTCTTCCAGCACACGATGCAATTCCTGCAGGATAATAAAATGATGAACGATGTGAACATGGTGTTTGGTGTAAGCTGTTCGCTGTACGTTGCTGCCAATGCAACAGGATTAAAGCAAGGTAGCTTCATCGGTTCGGCAGCATGGCAATGCATAGGTTTTGAAACCGGTGCAGCACTTGGCGCCCAACTCGGAAGCGGAAAGCGTTCATGGACTGTTGCGGGAGACGGAGGATTTATGATGGTAAGCCAATCGTTATCAACCCTTGCGCGTAACAAAGTAAACGCGGTAATCTTTGTGATGAGCAACGGTGTTTATGCGATCGAGCAGGTGTATGTAGATGTAAAAGCGTTCCAACCCAGTTCGGGAGTACCATTCGACGCCTTTGATATTCTTCCCAAATGGGATTATGCTGCACTGGCTAAAGCATTTGGTGCAGAAAGCTTTTGTGCTGAAACAGTTTCCGATCTCAAATCAATACTTCCTAAGCTGAAAGCCCTCAAGAACAAACCGGCATTGGTTGAGGTGATTATTCCATATAACGATCTGCCAGGACAAATGAATCGCCTGGGAGAAGAAACACTGCCTTTATAA
- a CDS encoding SusC/RagA family TonB-linked outer membrane protein: MNAKIKNFQTGTKRTRWLGTLFFTTLLIGSVTAQQVKISGLVKNEANNPVPNVSVVIEGTGVGTNTDQEGRYAIMAIDGAILRFSYVGKRTQTVKVVPGRLSYNIVMTDSTSALQGIVVTALGIKREEKALGYATQSIAGEKLQTVKGVDLGTSLTGRIAGLMVKNSTEFAEAPDLQIRGESPLLVVDGVPYGNMTLRDISPDDVESINVLKGATAAALYGYRGASGAIMVTTRKSSRNKGLSVSVNSGIMFTAGFLAIPELQSVYGRSINTANNTYNRSSSGSWGAPLEGQDVIQWDPVSKTMKSMPFIARGKNNFKNFLDQGYILNNNISVIQQGELGSFRASATWVKNKGQYPNSMFDKVTYSMGGNIKIKGFELTSTMSYNKQFSPNIGFNGYTAYDPMYTMLVWSAPDWDVRDYKNYWLVKNESQNNSYKGTNNNPYFDRYERIHSLNKDIFNGSLAMNYEFTPWLKGIFRTGFDTYSNAQEVRVSKGSLVSAGVATVILNGTQIWGESGNGSFNKGLGRGYSLNNDLLLNANGQIGSFHLDGFVGGTLFYRRDEGMEAFTKGGLSIPGFYSLKASVNNAVVNSSLNRQQVNSLFGRIGTSWKGIAFAEATLRNDWSSTLPSSTRSYVYPSFSASFVPSEIMPKTNWFNFWKIRGSWTNSKTPAAVYDINSVYTITNNAWGNLSAAALPGSIRGTDVKPESASTFEVGTAVNILSNRVSVDVTYYSKRMYNFLRSTGISPASGYTSNYVNISEEITRRGYEVAGNVTAIAKQDLKLDIGINWSTYARYYTKLDKQFSEDKPWVKVGQRADAYVLNDYQKDPNGNIIHSNGLPLYSSYTSRFGFSDPDWIWGANATLRYRNWQFSIAADGRVGGLAQTTTEMYMWRAGSHPKSIIPERYTEYAQGKATYIGKGVKVVSGAATYDTYGNIVSDTRTYAANDAPVSYSTYLNNQHKGTAWGGYASPVDVYSTTFLKIREVALTYNLPSAISNHINAKKISISATGQNIFLWSKKFKYSDPDGGVDNFSDPSQRYVGMNLKVDF; this comes from the coding sequence TGAAGCGAATAATCCGGTTCCTAATGTAAGTGTAGTAATTGAAGGGACGGGTGTGGGAACAAACACCGACCAGGAAGGCAGATATGCTATAATGGCAATCGATGGAGCCATACTTCGTTTTTCTTATGTAGGAAAAAGAACACAGACCGTAAAGGTAGTACCAGGTCGGCTTAGCTACAACATTGTAATGACGGATTCCACGAGTGCTTTACAAGGCATTGTAGTGACAGCACTGGGTATAAAAAGAGAAGAAAAAGCACTGGGATATGCTACACAGTCTATTGCCGGTGAAAAGCTGCAAACTGTTAAGGGGGTAGATCTTGGTACATCACTTACTGGCAGGATTGCTGGATTAATGGTAAAGAACAGTACTGAATTTGCAGAAGCTCCTGACTTACAGATACGCGGAGAAAGTCCCCTGTTGGTTGTGGATGGTGTTCCATATGGCAATATGACCCTGAGGGATATTTCACCGGATGATGTTGAAAGCATCAACGTATTAAAAGGAGCCACAGCAGCAGCATTATATGGTTATCGCGGCGCCAGCGGTGCTATCATGGTTACCACCAGGAAGAGCAGTCGTAATAAAGGCCTCAGTGTTTCTGTTAACAGTGGTATTATGTTCACAGCCGGCTTTCTTGCCATCCCGGAACTTCAGTCTGTCTATGGCCGTTCGATCAACACTGCCAACAACACGTATAACAGGTCAAGCAGTGGCTCGTGGGGAGCTCCCCTGGAAGGACAGGATGTGATTCAATGGGACCCGGTGTCCAAAACTATGAAGTCTATGCCATTCATAGCAAGAGGAAAAAACAACTTTAAGAACTTCCTGGATCAGGGCTATATTCTCAATAACAACATTAGTGTTATACAGCAGGGTGAATTGGGTAGCTTCAGGGCTTCCGCAACCTGGGTAAAAAACAAAGGACAATATCCGAACTCTATGTTTGATAAAGTCACTTATAGTATGGGTGGTAACATCAAAATCAAAGGGTTTGAGCTGACATCGACCATGTCCTATAATAAGCAATTCTCGCCCAATATCGGATTCAATGGTTATACAGCATATGACCCTATGTATACCATGCTGGTATGGTCAGCCCCGGATTGGGATGTAAGGGATTACAAAAACTACTGGCTGGTTAAGAATGAGAGCCAGAACAATAGTTATAAGGGAACTAATAACAACCCTTATTTCGACCGTTATGAACGTATTCATAGTCTCAATAAAGATATCTTCAACGGATCCCTGGCAATGAACTATGAATTTACTCCCTGGTTAAAAGGTATTTTCCGTACCGGTTTTGATACTTATAGTAACGCACAGGAAGTGCGTGTTTCAAAGGGATCATTGGTTAGTGCCGGTGTTGCCACAGTAATACTAAATGGAACACAAATATGGGGGGAATCCGGTAACGGTTCTTTCAATAAGGGATTGGGCAGAGGGTATAGTCTGAACAATGACCTTTTGCTGAATGCGAATGGCCAGATAGGTAGTTTTCATCTGGACGGCTTTGTGGGTGGAACTTTGTTTTACCGACGGGATGAAGGCATGGAGGCATTTACAAAGGGGGGACTTTCTATTCCGGGATTTTATTCGCTGAAAGCTTCTGTAAATAATGCGGTGGTAAATTCTTCCCTGAACCGCCAGCAGGTGAACAGTTTATTTGGAAGGATTGGTACTTCATGGAAAGGAATAGCTTTTGCAGAAGCGACCCTTCGTAATGACTGGAGTTCTACTTTACCATCCAGTACACGTTCTTATGTGTATCCTTCTTTCTCTGCCAGTTTTGTACCCTCAGAAATAATGCCTAAAACAAACTGGTTTAACTTCTGGAAAATACGTGGATCCTGGACTAATTCCAAAACACCTGCGGCAGTATACGATATCAATTCCGTATATACTATTACCAATAATGCATGGGGCAATCTAAGTGCTGCAGCTTTACCCGGCAGCATACGGGGCACAGATGTAAAGCCTGAATCAGCTTCTACTTTTGAAGTGGGTACTGCTGTAAACATTTTAAGCAACAGGGTATCAGTGGATGTTACTTACTATAGCAAAAGGATGTATAACTTCCTGCGTTCTACTGGTATTAGTCCTGCTTCGGGTTATACAAGCAATTATGTAAATATCAGCGAAGAAATTACCCGCCGTGGTTATGAGGTAGCAGGTAATGTTACTGCAATCGCCAAACAAGATCTTAAATTAGACATCGGCATTAACTGGTCTACTTATGCACGTTATTACACCAAACTGGACAAACAATTTTCCGAAGACAAGCCATGGGTTAAAGTAGGTCAACGTGCAGACGCTTATGTATTGAACGATTATCAGAAAGATCCTAATGGTAATATTATCCACAGCAACGGCCTGCCGTTATATTCTTCCTATACGTCCCGCTTTGGTTTTTCCGATCCTGACTGGATATGGGGAGCAAATGCTACTCTGCGTTATAGGAACTGGCAGTTTTCTATTGCTGCAGACGGCCGCGTGGGAGGACTTGCACAGACGACCACAGAAATGTATATGTGGCGCGCAGGTTCACATCCCAAATCTATTATACCGGAACGTTATACAGAATATGCACAAGGAAAAGCGACTTATATCGGTAAAGGTGTAAAAGTGGTTTCAGGTGCAGCAACTTATGATACCTATGGAAATATTGTATCAGATACACGTACTTATGCAGCCAATGACGCACCTGTTTCTTATAGTACCTATCTGAACAACCAGCATAAAGGTACGGCCTGGGGCGGTTATGCATCACCGGTAGATGTATATAGTACTACTTTCCTTAAAATAAGAGAAGTAGCCTTAACCTATAATCTGCCATCAGCAATAAGTAACCATATTAATGCAAAAAAAATCTCTATATCTGCAACAGGACAAAATATATTTCTCTGGTCTAAAAAATTCAAATATTCTGATCCGGATGGTGGCGTAGACAACTTCAGCGATCCTTCACAACGTTATGTGGGAATGAATCTGAAAGTTGATTTCTAA
- a CDS encoding tetratricopeptide repeat-containing sensor histidine kinase, with product MTKLKIFIIVCLAWQPFSLFSMVQQDSLFSIALKNKALQSQSNKFFYLTHAFFLEHNWDSTLIYSMKVIADGNADPQIIDYSHYCRAISFKEKQLFKEAEKELGLISPGFAFAYKVTLKLGAIALELKNFSKALTYFQQIENLPDTGFYDVKKSTVYHDIGICYLHLKNFARAEEYLFKSEKLQQEQNDTLFMIGSYMDIANVYYEQYKDKQAIPYFQKAYQLSKKTNDFGLRRRAAKNMAVVEENRENFPAALQYRKEFEQWQDSVNDQNKVWTIAEMEKNATVMQKQKEVDLLATENKLKVAQRNTLLAILVLSISLLIAGSYFYTQKIKSNKIILAQKHQVDELNTAKDKLFSIVSHDLRSSVAALKVSNTKLTGCLETKDINALDQLLRNNSAITNATYSLLDNLLNWALLQTKQLYFHQESVHLHSIVEQVAYNYRPLMTEKNISFTCTIDTVIFVFADLDSLKVILRNLLDNAIKFSHEGGIIKVWSQEAASGFYNMVVEDNGTGMNPLSHQSRQPHSGTGLGLQLCKSMAEKNGGYLSIESQEGIGTRVFVSLPTYHPHG from the coding sequence ATGACCAAGCTAAAAATCTTCATTATTGTATGTTTGGCATGGCAACCGTTTTCTCTTTTTTCCATGGTTCAGCAGGATAGCTTATTTAGTATTGCGCTAAAAAATAAGGCACTGCAATCCCAATCGAATAAATTTTTTTATTTAACTCATGCGTTTTTTTTAGAACATAACTGGGATTCTACCCTGATCTATTCCATGAAGGTGATTGCCGACGGAAATGCTGATCCCCAAATCATTGATTATAGTCATTACTGCCGGGCTATTAGCTTTAAGGAAAAACAACTTTTTAAGGAAGCAGAAAAAGAACTGGGCCTCATTTCTCCCGGATTTGCTTTTGCTTATAAAGTTACACTTAAACTTGGTGCCATTGCATTAGAACTCAAGAACTTTTCCAAAGCATTAACTTACTTTCAGCAAATTGAAAATCTTCCAGACACGGGCTTCTATGATGTGAAAAAAAGTACTGTTTATCATGATATCGGAATCTGTTACCTGCATTTGAAGAATTTTGCCAGGGCAGAAGAATACCTCTTTAAAAGTGAAAAATTGCAACAGGAGCAAAACGATACCTTGTTTATGATTGGCAGCTACATGGATATTGCGAATGTTTATTACGAACAATATAAGGATAAGCAAGCCATTCCTTATTTTCAAAAAGCGTATCAGTTGTCAAAAAAAACAAACGATTTCGGGCTCAGACGGCGGGCCGCCAAAAACATGGCAGTAGTGGAGGAGAACAGGGAAAATTTTCCGGCAGCTTTGCAATACAGGAAAGAATTTGAACAATGGCAGGATTCTGTTAACGATCAGAACAAAGTATGGACCATTGCCGAGATGGAGAAAAATGCGACGGTCATGCAAAAACAGAAGGAAGTGGATCTCCTGGCGACGGAAAATAAACTGAAAGTAGCCCAGCGGAACACTTTATTAGCCATATTGGTATTATCCATTTCTCTGCTGATAGCGGGAAGCTACTTTTATACACAAAAAATTAAAAGCAATAAGATTATACTTGCTCAAAAACACCAGGTAGATGAACTAAACACCGCAAAAGATAAATTATTTTCTATTGTTAGTCATGACCTGCGCTCGTCTGTTGCCGCACTGAAAGTCAGCAATACTAAATTAACCGGCTGTCTGGAAACAAAAGACATAAACGCATTAGATCAATTATTGCGAAATAACAGCGCTATTACAAACGCCACTTATAGCTTATTGGACAACTTGCTTAACTGGGCATTACTGCAAACGAAACAACTTTATTTTCACCAGGAATCCGTTCACCTGCATTCCATTGTGGAGCAGGTGGCATATAACTACAGGCCCCTGATGACAGAAAAAAACATCAGCTTTACCTGCACTATTGATACCGTTATTTTTGTTTTCGCCGACCTGGATTCTTTAAAAGTTATTTTACGAAATTTACTGGACAATGCTATTAAATTCTCTCATGAAGGTGGTATCATTAAAGTATGGTCGCAGGAAGCAGCAAGCGGTTTTTACAACATGGTAGTTGAGGACAACGGAACAGGCATGAATCCATTATCCCACCAGAGCAGGCAGCCGCATTCAGGAACAGGTCTTGGATTACAGTTATGCAAATCTATGGCTGAAAAAAACGGAGGCTATTTATCTATTGAAAGCCAGGAGGGAATTGGCACCAGGGTGTTTGTATCATTACCTACATACCATCCCCATGGATAA